From Verrucomicrobiia bacterium, a single genomic window includes:
- a CDS encoding cation:proton antiporter, with product MDPGPLTDIALCIVAAWLFGVVAQVLRQPVLLAYLVAGYVIGPAGFGIVTNEASIDSISGIGLLLLLFVIGLEIDLKRVIGAGRPIFVTATVQILGTVAIVLAFFTALDHPLGKGHFEAIYLAVAAAASSTVIAVKILTDRAQLDTLAGRITVGVSVLQDVAVIVFLGIQPALDSPSALVLATTTLKIGILIGVTLGVSRYILPSLFHRVATLPELVSVGALAWCFVIAALAHFLGLSREMGALVAGVALSTFPYHLDVAAKVTSLRDFFITLFFVGLGLTIPPPTLHGIGWALVLAALVVLSRALTVLPPLRLLGLGNRVAFLASINLMPLSEFALVLVALGVEAGHLEREMFAPVVYAFFLLAVAGSYAIAASDRLFLATEPWLRRLGLRDRQSAPESRPADPATPDLFLLGFYGTASSLLEEIARNHPDWLPRLAVVDFNPDVHRRLVRRGVHTVWGDISQRDTLKQAGLQHARVVLCTLPNSVLRGTDNLRLVRLVRSLNPDACLVAHAEVLVDVPRLREAGATFVLVPRLRDADDLVAAIHAADNRLLPDLMAALELRLSGRQEIVP from the coding sequence GTGGACCCCGGCCCTCTCACCGACATCGCCCTCTGCATCGTGGCGGCCTGGCTCTTTGGCGTGGTCGCCCAGGTGCTCCGCCAGCCCGTCCTCCTGGCCTACCTCGTCGCCGGCTACGTCATCGGGCCCGCCGGGTTCGGGATCGTCACCAACGAGGCCTCCATCGACTCGATCTCCGGTATCGGCCTCCTCCTCCTCCTCTTCGTCATCGGGCTCGAAATCGACCTCAAACGCGTGATCGGCGCCGGACGCCCCATCTTTGTCACCGCCACCGTCCAGATCCTCGGAACCGTCGCCATCGTCCTCGCCTTCTTCACCGCTCTCGACCATCCGCTCGGCAAAGGCCACTTCGAAGCCATCTACCTCGCCGTCGCCGCCGCCGCCAGCAGCACCGTCATCGCCGTCAAGATCCTCACCGACCGCGCCCAACTCGACACCCTCGCCGGCCGCATCACCGTCGGCGTGTCGGTCCTCCAGGACGTCGCGGTCATCGTCTTCCTCGGCATCCAGCCCGCCCTCGACAGCCCCTCGGCCCTGGTCCTCGCCACCACCACCCTCAAAATTGGCATCCTCATCGGGGTGACCCTCGGCGTCAGCCGCTACATCCTGCCCTCCCTCTTCCATCGCGTCGCCACCCTGCCGGAACTGGTCTCAGTCGGCGCCCTCGCCTGGTGCTTCGTCATCGCCGCACTGGCCCATTTCCTCGGCCTGTCCCGCGAGATGGGCGCCCTCGTCGCCGGCGTCGCCCTCTCGACCTTCCCCTATCACCTCGATGTCGCCGCCAAGGTCACCAGCCTCCGCGACTTCTTCATCACGCTGTTCTTCGTCGGGCTCGGCCTCACCATCCCCCCCCCGACCCTCCACGGCATCGGCTGGGCCCTCGTCCTCGCCGCCCTCGTCGTCCTCAGTCGCGCCCTCACCGTCCTGCCGCCCCTCCGCCTCCTCGGCCTCGGCAATCGCGTCGCCTTCCTCGCTTCCATCAACCTGATGCCCCTCAGCGAATTCGCCCTCGTGCTGGTCGCCCTCGGCGTCGAGGCCGGCCATCTCGAACGCGAGATGTTCGCCCCGGTGGTCTATGCCTTCTTCCTCCTCGCCGTGGCCGGAAGCTACGCCATCGCAGCCTCGGACCGCCTCTTTCTCGCCACCGAACCCTGGCTCCGCCGCCTCGGACTCCGCGACCGCCAGTCCGCCCCCGAATCCCGCCCCGCAGACCCCGCGACCCCGGACCTGTTCCTCCTCGGCTTCTACGGCACCGCCAGTTCCCTCCTCGAGGAAATCGCCCGGAACCATCCCGACTGGCTGCCCCGCCTGGCCGTGGTGGACTTCAATCCCGATGTCCATCGCCGACTCGTCCGACGCGGTGTCCATACGGTCTGGGGCGACATCTCCCAGCGCGACACCCTCAAACAGGCCGGCCTCCAGCATGCCCGCGTCGTCCTCTGCACCCTCCCCAATTCCGTCCTTCGCGGCACCGACAACCTCCGCCTCGTCCGCCTCGTCCGTTCCCTCAACCCCGACGCCTGCCTCGTCGCCCATGCCGAGGTCCTCGTCGATGTCCCCCGCCTCCGCGAGGCCGGCGCCACCTTCGTGCTCGTTCCCCGCCTGCGCGACGCCGATGACCTCGTCGCCGCCATCCACGCCGCCGACAACCGGCTCCTCCCCGACCTGATGGCCGCCCTCGAACTCCGCCTGTCCGGACGCCAGGAAATCGTTCCATGA
- a CDS encoding inositol monophosphatase — translation MNPDRNPAPPRPPAAVPLAACLDAATRAARAAGGAMRHHLNRPKKVHSATRHDIKLELDVRCQQRIARILRRAFPDAALLGEEGTGGNPDSPWRWVVDPIDGTVNFTHGVPHACVSIALQSRSENAPAFSPAGAAYADGFATRLGVVYDPFTGELWTATDRGPARLNGRPIRVATTTRLSASIVALGFAKSRASLERMLPLFQHLVHRVRKIRIMGAAALSLTYVASGRFDGYVESGVQLWDIAAGGLLVQRAGGVFWRRELADRSGYAMLVGPAPLQRALRRLPNAATP, via the coding sequence ATGAACCCCGACCGCAACCCCGCCCCGCCCCGTCCGCCTGCCGCCGTCCCCCTCGCCGCCTGCCTCGATGCCGCCACCCGCGCCGCACGCGCCGCCGGAGGCGCCATGCGACACCACCTCAACCGCCCCAAGAAGGTCCACTCCGCAACCCGCCACGACATCAAGCTCGAACTCGATGTCCGGTGCCAGCAACGCATCGCCCGCATCCTGCGACGCGCCTTCCCCGACGCCGCCCTCCTCGGCGAGGAAGGCACCGGGGGAAACCCCGACAGCCCCTGGCGCTGGGTCGTGGACCCCATCGATGGCACGGTCAATTTCACCCACGGCGTCCCCCACGCCTGCGTCTCCATCGCCCTCCAGTCGCGGTCCGAAAACGCACCCGCCTTCTCCCCGGCCGGCGCGGCCTACGCCGACGGGTTCGCCACCCGCCTGGGCGTCGTGTATGACCCCTTCACCGGGGAACTCTGGACCGCCACCGACCGCGGCCCAGCCCGCCTCAACGGCCGACCCATCCGCGTCGCCACCACCACCCGCCTGAGCGCATCGATCGTCGCCCTCGGCTTCGCCAAAAGCCGCGCCTCCCTGGAACGGATGCTCCCGCTCTTCCAGCACCTCGTCCACCGGGTCCGCAAGATCCGCATCATGGGCGCCGCCGCCCTCTCCCTCACCTACGTCGCCTCCGGCCGCTTCGATGGCTACGTCGAGAGCGGGGTCCAGCTCTGGGACATCGCAGCCGGCGGCCTTCTCGTGCAGCGCGCCGGCGGGGTCTTCTGGCGTCGCGAGTTGGCCGATCGGTCCGGATATGCGATGCTCGTCGGCCCGGCGCCGCTCCAACGGGCGCTCCGCCGCCTCCCCAACGCCGCCACACCATGA